The Saccharothrix variisporea genome has a segment encoding these proteins:
- a CDS encoding DUF3043 domain-containing protein, protein MRFLRRNADEAATTAEETPAEVTPGDASRTPGKGRPTPKRREAEGKRRGPVPPPPRTQREALKRMRGNKVSKEERRAAAVERRKRMMAGEDKYLLPRDRGPVKAYIRDVVDSRRNLMGLFMPLAILVFVALLVPAPQVQQYATLVTTFMLLAMVVEGFVLGRYVTKRVRAKFPQDTTRGLSIGWYSFIRASQLRRLRVPKPRVSYGDKV, encoded by the coding sequence GTGAGGTTCCTGCGCCGCAATGCCGACGAAGCCGCCACCACCGCCGAAGAGACCCCGGCGGAGGTGACGCCCGGCGACGCCTCGCGCACACCCGGCAAGGGCAGGCCCACCCCGAAGCGCCGCGAAGCCGAGGGCAAGCGCCGGGGCCCCGTGCCCCCGCCGCCGCGCACCCAGCGCGAGGCCCTCAAGCGGATGCGCGGCAACAAGGTGTCCAAGGAAGAACGCCGCGCCGCCGCCGTGGAGCGCCGCAAGCGCATGATGGCCGGCGAGGACAAGTACCTCCTGCCCCGCGACCGCGGCCCGGTGAAGGCCTACATCCGCGACGTGGTCGACTCCCGCCGCAACCTCATGGGCCTGTTCATGCCCCTGGCCATCCTGGTCTTCGTGGCCCTGCTCGTGCCCGCGCCGCAGGTGCAGCAGTACGCGACCCTGGTGACCACGTTCATGCTGCTGGCGATGGTCGTCGAGGGCTTCGTGCTGGGCCGGTACGTGACCAAGCGGGTGCGGGCGAAGTTCCCCCAGGACACCACCCGGGGCCTCTCCATCGGCTGGTACTCGTTCATCCGCGCCAGCCAGCTGCGCCGCCTCCGCGTGCCCAAGCCGCGGGTGTCTTACGGCGACAAGGTCTGA
- a CDS encoding aldo/keto reductase family protein, translating to MEFRRLGRSGLNISEISYGNWLTHGSQVEEDQATACVHAALDAGITTFDTADVYANTKAEEVLGRALKGQRRQSLEIFTKVFWPTGPGGPNDKGLGRKHIMESIDGSLQRLQTDYVDLYQAHRFDRTTPLEETMLAFADIVRQGKALYIGVSEWNADQIAQGAALARELKVPFISNQPQYSMLWRVIESQVVPTSEREGISQIVWSPIAQGVLTGKYLPGQPVPEGSRATDETGSKFIQRFLRDDVLTKVQQLKPLADEAGLSLAQLAVAWVLQNPNVASAIIGASRPEQVHENVKAAGVVLEDELLKKIDEVLGDSVETDPRLTVTP from the coding sequence ATGGAGTTCCGACGCCTCGGCCGCAGTGGCCTGAACATCAGCGAGATCTCTTACGGCAACTGGCTCACCCACGGTTCCCAGGTCGAGGAGGACCAGGCGACCGCGTGCGTCCACGCCGCGCTCGACGCCGGCATCACGACCTTCGACACCGCCGACGTCTACGCGAACACGAAGGCGGAGGAGGTGCTGGGCCGGGCGCTGAAGGGGCAGCGCCGCCAGTCGCTGGAGATCTTCACCAAGGTCTTCTGGCCGACCGGCCCCGGTGGCCCCAACGACAAGGGCCTGGGCCGCAAGCACATCATGGAGTCGATCGACGGCTCGCTCCAGCGCCTCCAGACCGACTACGTCGACCTCTACCAGGCGCACCGGTTCGACCGCACCACCCCGCTGGAAGAGACGATGCTGGCCTTCGCCGACATCGTCCGCCAGGGCAAGGCGCTCTACATCGGCGTCTCCGAGTGGAACGCCGACCAGATCGCGCAGGGCGCGGCGCTCGCCCGCGAGCTGAAGGTGCCGTTCATCTCCAACCAGCCGCAGTACTCGATGCTGTGGCGGGTCATCGAGTCGCAGGTCGTGCCGACCTCCGAGCGCGAGGGCATCAGCCAGATCGTCTGGTCCCCCATCGCGCAGGGCGTGCTGACCGGCAAGTACCTGCCCGGTCAGCCGGTGCCGGAGGGCTCGCGGGCCACCGACGAGACCGGCTCGAAGTTCATCCAGCGGTTCCTGCGCGACGACGTGCTGACCAAGGTCCAGCAGCTCAAGCCGCTGGCCGACGAGGCCGGTCTGTCGCTGGCCCAGCTCGCGGTCGCGTGGGTGCTGCAGAACCCGAACGTGGCCAGCGCGATCATCGGCGCGTCCCGGCCCGAGCAGGTGCACGAGAACGTCAAGGCCGCCGGCGTGGTCCTGGAGGACGAGCTGCTGAAGAAGATCGACGAGGTGCTGGGCGACTCGGTCGAGACCGACCCCCGCCTGACCGTCACCCCGTGA
- the cobU gene encoding bifunctional adenosylcobinamide kinase/adenosylcobinamide-phosphate guanylyltransferase: protein MTSRTLVLGGARSGKSAHAEGLLTDDVVTYVATARRYPDDADWELRIAGHVARRPKTWHTVEAPAPNDLTALLTATEPSDPPILVDDLATWLAGALDDAGAWEGHGIGEVERECAALVHAVAHTRTRLVLVSAEVGLGVVPSTHSGRLFRDHLGSLNARLAEVCDEVLLVVAGIPLRLREAGGSR, encoded by the coding sequence GTGACGAGTCGGACACTCGTCCTGGGCGGGGCGCGGTCGGGGAAGTCCGCGCACGCGGAAGGGCTGCTCACCGACGACGTCGTCACGTACGTCGCCACCGCGCGGCGCTACCCGGACGACGCGGACTGGGAGCTGCGCATCGCCGGGCACGTGGCCCGCCGCCCGAAGACGTGGCACACCGTCGAGGCCCCCGCCCCGAACGACCTCACCGCCCTGCTCACCGCCACCGAGCCCAGCGACCCGCCGATCCTGGTCGACGACCTGGCCACGTGGCTCGCGGGCGCGCTGGACGACGCGGGCGCGTGGGAGGGGCACGGCATCGGCGAGGTGGAGCGCGAGTGCGCCGCCCTGGTGCACGCGGTCGCCCACACGCGGACGCGGCTGGTGCTGGTGTCCGCCGAGGTCGGCCTCGGCGTCGTGCCGAGCACCCACTCTGGCAGGCTCTTCCGCGATCACCTCGGCTCGCTCAACGCGCGGCTGGCCGAGGTCTGCGACGAGGTCTTGCTGGTCGTCGCGGGAATCCCACTGCGACTGCGCGAAGCCGGAGGTAGTCGGTGA
- the cobT gene encoding nicotinate-nucleotide--dimethylbenzimidazole phosphoribosyltransferase, with amino-acid sequence MTIEFPPVEPPSEDVRRQAVARHAVLTKPAGSLGKLEELGVWVSACQGVCPPRPFTRPRVVVFAGDHGVARHGVSAYPSEVTGQMVANFLDGGAAVNVLATVAGATVRVVDVAVDSDTAIGDAKIRRGSGSIDREDALTLEEAEQAVELGRRLADDEVDGGADLLIAGDMGIGNTTPAAVLIAALTGSEPVAVVGRGTGIDDRGWMRKTAAIRDALRRARPVLSDPVRLLATASGADIAAMAGFLAQAAVRKTPVILDGVVVGAAAMMAEELAPGAREWWVAGHRSVEPAHSIALNHLSLEPLLDFEMRLGEGSGAVAALPLVAMATKVLAEMATFEGAGVSGPA; translated from the coding sequence GTGACCATCGAGTTCCCGCCCGTCGAGCCGCCGAGCGAGGACGTCCGCCGCCAGGCCGTCGCCCGGCACGCCGTGCTCACCAAGCCCGCGGGGTCGTTGGGCAAGCTGGAGGAGCTGGGCGTCTGGGTGTCCGCGTGCCAGGGCGTGTGCCCGCCGCGGCCGTTCACCCGGCCGCGGGTGGTCGTGTTCGCCGGCGACCACGGGGTGGCGCGGCACGGGGTCTCCGCGTACCCCAGCGAGGTCACCGGCCAGATGGTGGCGAACTTCCTCGACGGCGGCGCGGCGGTGAACGTGCTGGCCACGGTCGCCGGGGCCACCGTGCGGGTGGTGGACGTGGCGGTGGACTCCGACACGGCCATCGGCGACGCCAAGATCCGCCGCGGTTCCGGCTCGATCGACCGCGAGGACGCGCTGACGCTGGAGGAAGCCGAGCAGGCGGTCGAACTGGGCCGCCGCCTGGCCGACGACGAGGTCGACGGCGGCGCGGACCTGCTCATCGCCGGCGACATGGGCATCGGCAACACCACCCCGGCGGCCGTGCTGATCGCGGCCCTGACCGGTTCCGAGCCGGTGGCCGTGGTAGGCCGCGGCACCGGCATCGACGACCGGGGCTGGATGCGCAAGACCGCCGCCATCCGCGACGCCCTGCGCCGGGCCCGCCCGGTGCTCAGCGACCCCGTGCGGCTGCTGGCCACGGCGTCCGGCGCGGACATCGCGGCGATGGCAGGTTTCCTCGCACAAGCCGCGGTGCGCAAGACGCCCGTGATCCTCGACGGTGTCGTGGTCGGCGCGGCGGCGATGATGGCCGAAGAACTGGCGCCAGGCGCCCGCGAGTGGTGGGTGGCCGGACACCGCTCGGTGGAGCCCGCGCACTCGATCGCACTCAACCACCTGAGCCTGGAACCGTTGCTGGACTTCGAAATGCGCCTCGGCGAGGGCTCGGGCGCGGTGGCCGCGCTGCCGCTGGTGGCGATGGCGACGAAGGTCCTGGCGGAGATGGCGACCTTCGAGGGCGCGGGCGTCTCCGGACCGGCCTGA
- a CDS encoding adenosylcobinamide-GDP ribazoletransferase, translating to MLLALSWLTVLPVRVSTVDRRAAGRAITWAPVVGALLGVVAAGVVAGLSALGAPPLLTGFLVVGGLALATRGMHLDGLADTADGLGCYGPPERALAVMKDGGAGPFAVVTLIVVLGAQAVTLQSVPFGAVVLALATGRAAFVLCCARGVTAARPEGLGALVAGTQPVWIVAAWWVALAVAGYFVAPIHGPAAVVLALALVALLVRHTRKRFGGVTGDVLGAACETATVAVLTICALAP from the coding sequence ATGCTGCTGGCGTTGTCGTGGTTGACCGTCCTGCCCGTGCGTGTGTCCACTGTGGACCGTCGTGCGGCGGGACGGGCGATCACGTGGGCCCCGGTGGTCGGCGCTCTGCTCGGTGTGGTGGCGGCGGGCGTGGTCGCGGGGCTGTCGGCGTTGGGCGCGCCGCCGTTGCTGACCGGGTTCCTGGTCGTCGGCGGGTTGGCGTTGGCCACGCGCGGGATGCACTTGGACGGGTTGGCCGACACCGCCGACGGCCTCGGGTGCTACGGACCGCCGGAGCGGGCGCTGGCCGTGATGAAGGACGGCGGGGCCGGGCCGTTCGCGGTGGTGACGCTGATCGTGGTACTGGGGGCGCAGGCGGTCACGCTGCAGTCGGTGCCGTTCGGGGCTGTCGTACTGGCTTTGGCGACCGGGCGAGCGGCTTTCGTGCTGTGCTGCGCGCGGGGCGTGACAGCGGCCAGGCCAGAAGGGCTGGGGGCGTTGGTCGCCGGGACTCAGCCGGTGTGGATCGTGGCGGCTTGGTGGGTCGCGTTGGCCGTGGCGGGGTACTTCGTGGCCCCCATCCACGGGCCGGCCGCCGTAGTGCTGGCTTTGGCGCTGGTGGCACTGCTCGTCAGGCACACGCGCAAGCGGTTCGGCGGGGTCACCGGCGACGTGCTCGGCGCGGCCTGCGAGACGGCAACCGTCGCGGTGCTCACCATCTGCGCCTTGGCACCCTAG
- a CDS encoding IS3 family transposase (programmed frameshift), with amino-acid sequence MAHKKSRRHSAEFREAAAREVVDRSRPVDDVARDCGVTGQTIRNWVREFRAGHDTTGPELSGDERARLKELERRVRELEEENRFLGKIGGLLREEAPVTAKYAFIASEEGNHSVASMCRWSKVSRSGYYAWRDREPSATARRREALRAGIRSCFEYSDGTYGYRRVHAELARRGTVADPGTVRTIMRGLGLVACQPRPWRPVTTVAGDTAALPDLVRRDFTADAPAAKLVGDITYIRTWEGWLYLATVLDCHSKKVVGYAMADHLRTELVTDALRMAARNLPFRRGETIFHSDRGTQYLSAEFAALADELGVRRSVGRTGNCYDNAWAESFNGTLKNERVNRTEYPTREHARKDVTAYIELRNNQIRLHSGIAYRTPNEVESAWFSRNQAA; translated from the exons GTGGCACACAAGAAGTCGCGGCGTCACAGTGCCGAGTTTCGTGAGGCGGCGGCCCGGGAAGTGGTCGACAGGTCCCGGCCGGTCGACGACGTGGCACGTGACTGCGGGGTTACCGGGCAGACGATCCGGAACTGGGTCAGGGAGTTCCGGGCCGGGCACGACACCACCGGTCCGGAATTGAGCGGGGACGAGCGGGCGCGGCTGAAGGAGTTGGAGCGGCGGGTGCGCGAGTTGGAGGAGGAGAACCGGTTCCTGG GGAAAATCGGTGGCCTTCTTCGCGAAGAAGCACCAGTGACCGCGAAGTACGCGTTCATCGCTTCCGAAGAAGGCAACCACTCCGTCGCGTCCATGTGCCGGTGGTCGAAGGTGTCACGGTCGGGCTACTACGCCTGGCGCGACCGGGAACCCTCGGCCACCGCCCGCCGCCGCGAGGCCCTGAGGGCCGGGATCCGGTCCTGTTTCGAGTACTCCGACGGCACCTACGGGTACCGGCGTGTCCATGCCGAGCTGGCCCGCCGGGGCACGGTCGCCGACCCCGGGACGGTCCGCACGATCATGCGCGGGCTGGGCCTGGTGGCCTGCCAGCCGCGGCCGTGGCGGCCGGTGACCACGGTCGCCGGCGACACCGCCGCCCTGCCCGACCTGGTCCGCCGCGACTTCACCGCCGACGCCCCGGCGGCGAAACTGGTCGGCGACATCACCTACATCCGCACCTGGGAAGGATGGCTGTACCTGGCCACCGTGCTGGACTGCCACTCGAAGAAGGTCGTCGGCTACGCGATGGCCGACCACCTGCGCACCGAACTGGTGACCGACGCCCTGCGCATGGCCGCCCGCAACCTCCCGTTCCGACGCGGCGAGACGATATTCCACAGCGACCGCGGCACGCAGTACCTGTCCGCGGAGTTCGCCGCCCTCGCCGACGAACTCGGCGTCCGCCGCTCCGTGGGCCGCACCGGGAACTGCTACGACAACGCCTGGGCCGAATCGTTCAACGGCACCCTGAAGAACGAACGCGTCAACCGCACCGAATACCCCACCCGCGAACACGCACGCAAAGACGTCACCGCCTACATCGAACTACGCAACAACCAGATCAGACTCCACTCCGGAATTGCCTACCGCACACCGAACGAGGTAGAGTCCGCCTGGTTCTCGCGCAACCAGGCGGCCTGA
- a CDS encoding branched-chain amino acid aminotransferase — MTTALPFTRTPNPTPATPERVAEVLAKPGFGQHFTDHMVTIRWNRDQGWHDAAVEPYHSLELDPAAMVLHYGQAIFEGLKAYRRPDGSIASFRPEANAERFRASARRIAMPELPDELFLESIKELIAVDARWVPSVAEESLYLRPYMISTEKGLGVRPAGEYLYVLIASPAGSYFAGGLKPVTVWLSTEYVRAAPGGTGAAKFAGNYAASLVAQAQAAEQGCDQVVWLDAVERRWVEEMGGMNLFFVLGSGADARLVTPELSGALLPGITRDSLLRLASDLGHAVEERRFSTEEWEKKAESGELTEVFACGTAAVITPVGHVKHAGGDFSISGGATGEVTMKLRERLTGIQQGTVEDPHGWMTKLA; from the coding sequence ATGACGACCGCGTTGCCTTTCACCCGGACCCCCAACCCGACGCCGGCGACCCCGGAGCGGGTCGCGGAGGTACTCGCCAAGCCGGGCTTCGGGCAGCACTTCACCGACCACATGGTGACGATCCGCTGGAACCGCGACCAGGGCTGGCACGACGCCGCTGTCGAGCCCTACCACTCGCTGGAACTGGACCCGGCGGCAATGGTGCTGCACTACGGCCAGGCGATCTTCGAAGGGCTCAAGGCGTACCGCCGGCCCGACGGCTCGATCGCGTCCTTCCGCCCCGAGGCGAACGCCGAGCGCTTCCGCGCGTCGGCCCGCCGCATCGCCATGCCCGAACTGCCCGACGAGCTGTTCCTGGAGTCGATCAAGGAACTGATCGCCGTGGACGCCCGGTGGGTGCCCTCGGTCGCCGAGGAGTCGCTGTACCTCCGGCCGTACATGATCTCCACCGAGAAGGGCCTGGGCGTGCGGCCCGCCGGCGAGTACCTATACGTGCTCATTGCGTCTCCCGCAGGCTCCTACTTCGCCGGCGGCCTCAAGCCGGTGACGGTCTGGCTGTCCACCGAGTACGTCCGCGCGGCCCCCGGCGGCACCGGCGCGGCCAAGTTCGCCGGCAACTACGCGGCGTCGCTGGTCGCCCAGGCCCAGGCCGCCGAGCAGGGTTGCGACCAGGTCGTGTGGCTGGACGCCGTGGAGCGCCGCTGGGTGGAGGAGATGGGCGGGATGAACCTGTTCTTCGTCCTCGGCTCCGGCGCGGACGCCCGCCTCGTCACCCCCGAACTGTCCGGCGCCCTGCTGCCCGGCATCACCCGCGACTCCCTGCTGCGCCTGGCCTCCGACCTGGGCCACGCGGTCGAGGAACGCCGTTTCTCCACCGAGGAGTGGGAGAAGAAGGCCGAATCCGGCGAGTTGACCGAGGTCTTCGCCTGCGGCACGGCGGCGGTGATCACCCCGGTCGGCCACGTGAAGCACGCCGGCGGCGACTTCAGCATCTCCGGCGGCGCGACAGGCGAGGTGACCATGAAGCTGCGCGAACGGCTGACCGGCATCCAACAGGGCACCGTCGAAGACCCACACGGCTGGATGACCAAGCTCGCCTGA
- a CDS encoding APC family permease, which produces MTVTPRAGAVVLALGATLGVGVLTGLAPAAALAGPWFLVALPLAALTALCCAFSTADQHRAYPDAPGGYAYIRNQLGPWPARIGAGAHLIGRAGVAAALAGTFGAYVFPTDRGLAGLALLLGTAVLSRHVRGRVGWVVAAVVVGVLALVTLVGFSVAPPENVAAPVDGAGFDGIMGAASLLFIAFTGFERVTAPHPDEKTYTAKTLHVVIPVLIGGVLVLTALVGVAVLRQLGSARLALSPAPLRDALVAADGEALLPVLAIGVAVAAVASLSFVLGSTRRTLVGLTETGDLPKVRAPWALDAVGTALAVAAFLFLPPTTALAVGACGTAFYYGFTNAGARVLLHEDRTWPMRTACLGLGMSVLLAMSAPAEALVITAVGIAVGTGLLALGRLRQPVG; this is translated from the coding sequence GTGACAGTCACGCCCCGTGCCGGGGCCGTGGTGCTCGCGCTGGGCGCGACCCTGGGCGTCGGAGTCCTCACCGGACTCGCCCCGGCCGCGGCCCTCGCCGGCCCCTGGTTCCTCGTCGCGCTGCCGCTCGCCGCGCTCACCGCGTTGTGCTGCGCCTTCTCCACCGCCGACCAGCACCGGGCCTACCCGGACGCACCCGGCGGCTACGCCTACATCCGCAACCAGCTCGGCCCGTGGCCCGCCCGCATCGGGGCCGGCGCTCACCTGATCGGGAGAGCGGGCGTGGCGGCGGCCCTCGCCGGCACTTTCGGGGCATACGTGTTCCCGACCGACCGCGGGCTCGCCGGCCTGGCCCTGCTCCTCGGCACGGCCGTCCTCTCGCGACACGTCCGCGGGCGGGTCGGCTGGGTCGTGGCCGCCGTCGTCGTGGGCGTGCTCGCCCTCGTCACCCTGGTCGGCTTCTCCGTCGCCCCACCGGAGAACGTCGCCGCCCCCGTCGACGGAGCCGGGTTCGACGGGATCATGGGCGCGGCCTCCCTGCTGTTCATCGCCTTCACCGGCTTCGAACGGGTGACCGCGCCTCACCCGGACGAGAAGACCTACACCGCCAAGACCCTGCACGTGGTCATCCCGGTGCTCATCGGGGGAGTGCTGGTGCTCACGGCACTCGTGGGTGTCGCCGTCCTCCGGCAGTTGGGCAGCGCCCGACTCGCGCTCTCACCCGCCCCTCTGCGCGACGCCCTGGTCGCCGCGGACGGGGAGGCGCTGCTGCCCGTGCTGGCGATCGGGGTGGCGGTCGCGGCCGTCGCCTCGCTGTCGTTCGTGCTGGGCAGCACCCGGCGCACCCTGGTCGGCCTCACCGAAACCGGTGACCTGCCCAAGGTCCGGGCTCCGTGGGCACTCGACGCGGTGGGCACCGCCCTGGCCGTCGCCGCCTTCTTGTTCCTCCCACCCACCACCGCACTGGCCGTGGGCGCGTGCGGCACCGCCTTCTACTACGGCTTCACGAACGCGGGCGCGCGCGTCCTGCTCCACGAGGACCGCACGTGGCCCATGCGCACCGCCTGCCTCGGCCTCGGCATGTCCGTCCTGCTCGCCATGAGCGCGCCCGCCGAGGCCCTGGTGATCACCGCCGTGGGCATCGCGGTGGGTACCGGGCTGCTCGCGCTGGGACGTCTCCGCCAGCCGGTCGGGTAA
- a CDS encoding leucyl aminopeptidase, translating into MTPPKLAITDSDPSTTTADAVVVGTLQGPDGLALAGAADAVNAAFEGGLVDVLKTLGATGKAEEVVTLPTFGKLSAPVVIAVGLGKPGEDGAVTEEQVRRASGAAARALTGKKRAVSTLSGLHLGAAVEGTLLGAYQFTAYKTSAGDAPVARVEFAVSGNLKPHRATLKASTLIAEAVCTTRDLINTPPNDLFPASFAERAVALTKGLDGVEVEVLDEKALRKQGFGGILGVGGGSSRPPRLVRISYKGPKAGKKVALIGKGITFDTGGISIKPAAGMDEMTSDMSGAAAVVATVVLAAKLKYPLEVTAYAPLAENMPSGTAYRPGDVLTMYGGKTVEVLNTDAEGRLVLSDAIVRACEDGPDYLIETSTLTGAQIVSLGKRTAGVMGTDSFRDRVAEIGRAVGEQAWAMPLPEELRGDLDSRLADIANVAGHRFGGMLAAGIFLREFVAEGVTWAHIDIAGPSFHAGGAYGYTTKGGTGVPVRTLAAVLADIAANG; encoded by the coding sequence GTGACCCCGCCGAAGCTGGCCATCACCGACAGTGACCCGAGCACCACGACCGCGGACGCCGTGGTCGTGGGCACCCTCCAGGGCCCGGACGGACTCGCCCTCGCGGGTGCCGCCGATGCGGTGAACGCCGCGTTCGAGGGCGGCCTGGTGGACGTGCTGAAGACCCTGGGCGCCACCGGCAAGGCCGAGGAGGTCGTGACCCTGCCGACCTTCGGCAAGCTGTCCGCGCCGGTCGTGATCGCGGTCGGGCTGGGCAAGCCGGGCGAGGACGGCGCGGTCACCGAGGAGCAGGTCCGCCGCGCCTCCGGTGCCGCCGCCCGCGCCCTGACCGGCAAGAAGCGCGCCGTCAGCACGCTGTCCGGGCTGCACCTGGGCGCGGCCGTCGAGGGCACGCTGCTGGGCGCCTACCAGTTCACCGCCTACAAGACCTCCGCCGGCGACGCCCCGGTCGCCCGCGTCGAGTTCGCGGTCTCGGGCAACCTCAAGCCGCACCGGGCGACGCTCAAGGCGTCCACCCTGATCGCCGAGGCCGTCTGCACCACCCGCGACCTGATCAACACCCCGCCGAACGACCTGTTCCCGGCGTCCTTCGCCGAGCGCGCGGTGGCGCTGACCAAGGGCCTGGACGGGGTCGAGGTCGAGGTGCTGGACGAGAAGGCGCTGCGCAAGCAGGGCTTCGGCGGCATCCTCGGCGTCGGCGGCGGCTCGTCGCGCCCGCCGCGCCTGGTGCGCATCTCCTACAAGGGGCCGAAGGCGGGCAAGAAGGTCGCCCTGATCGGCAAGGGCATCACGTTCGACACCGGCGGCATCTCCATCAAGCCGGCCGCAGGCATGGACGAGATGACCTCGGACATGAGCGGCGCGGCGGCGGTCGTGGCGACCGTGGTGCTGGCGGCGAAGCTGAAGTACCCGCTGGAGGTCACCGCGTACGCGCCGCTGGCGGAGAACATGCCGTCCGGCACCGCCTACCGGCCCGGTGACGTGCTGACCATGTACGGCGGCAAGACCGTCGAGGTGCTCAACACCGACGCCGAGGGCCGCTTGGTGCTGTCCGACGCCATCGTGCGCGCGTGCGAGGACGGTCCGGACTACCTGATCGAGACCTCGACCCTGACCGGCGCGCAGATCGTCTCGCTGGGCAAGCGGACCGCCGGCGTGATGGGCACCGACTCCTTCCGCGACCGGGTCGCCGAGATCGGCCGCGCGGTCGGCGAGCAGGCGTGGGCCATGCCGCTGCCGGAGGAGCTGCGCGGCGACCTGGACTCGCGGCTGGCCGACATCGCCAACGTCGCCGGGCACCGGTTCGGCGGCATGCTCGCGGCCGGGATCTTCCTGCGCGAGTTCGTGGCCGAGGGCGTGACCTGGGCGCACATCGACATCGCGGGGCCGTCGTTCCACGCCGGCGGCGCCTACGGGTACACCACCAAGGGCGGCACGGGCGTGCCGGTACGGACCCTGGCGGCCGTGCTGGCGGACATCGCCGCCAACGGCTGA
- a CDS encoding NAD(P)-dependent oxidoreductase, whose product MKITVFGASGGTGGHVVAQAREAGHDVTAVVRAPNGRDAVANVMDPDSIAPVIAGADAVVTAIGTRGRGPTTVQTDSTRSIVTAMRAAGVRRLVVVSNSGMVVDDQDGPASRYLVKPILRRVLAHPWADMAAMEEVVRSSGLDWTITRPPRLTNGPRTAEFRTATGTNLRGGNTISRADLAASIVACLEDPGTIGQSIAIGY is encoded by the coding sequence GTGAAGATCACCGTCTTCGGCGCGTCCGGCGGCACCGGCGGCCACGTGGTCGCGCAGGCGAGGGAGGCCGGCCACGACGTCACGGCGGTCGTCCGCGCGCCCAACGGCCGCGACGCCGTGGCGAACGTGATGGACCCCGACTCGATCGCGCCCGTCATCGCCGGCGCGGACGCGGTCGTGACGGCCATCGGCACGCGGGGCAGGGGGCCGACCACCGTCCAGACCGACAGCACCCGCAGCATCGTCACGGCCATGAGGGCCGCCGGCGTCCGGCGCCTGGTCGTGGTCAGCAACAGCGGGATGGTCGTCGACGACCAGGACGGCCCCGCGAGCCGCTACCTGGTCAAGCCGATCCTGCGCCGGGTCCTGGCGCACCCGTGGGCGGACATGGCGGCGATGGAGGAGGTCGTCCGGTCCAGCGGCCTCGACTGGACCATCACCCGCCCGCCGAGGCTCACCAACGGCCCCCGCACCGCCGAGTTCCGGACCGCGACCGGCACGAACCTGCGCGGTGGCAACACCATCTCCCGCGCCGACCTGGCCGCGTCGATCGTGGCCTGCCTGGAGGACCCGGGCACCATCGGCCAGTCCATCGCCATCGGCTACTGA
- a CDS encoding TetR/AcrR family transcriptional regulator, with translation MTTRDRILDAAAHVMRTKGLARATTKEIAKAASLSEAALYKHFQDKTELFLAVLKERTPRDLTTLLGSLEPGAGEIRKTLLTIVETAIGFYAETFPIAASLFSEPSLLAAHNQALQRLGAGPHVPGEALAAYLRGEQEKGRLSTKADPRAAADLILGTCQYHAFLSFFAGGGAEPEALVATLWEGLG, from the coding sequence ATGACCACTCGCGACCGCATCCTCGACGCGGCGGCCCACGTCATGCGCACCAAGGGGCTCGCCCGCGCGACCACCAAGGAGATCGCCAAGGCGGCGAGCCTGTCGGAAGCGGCGCTCTACAAGCACTTCCAGGACAAGACGGAACTGTTCCTGGCCGTGTTGAAGGAAAGGACACCGCGTGACCTGACCACGCTGTTGGGCAGCCTCGAACCCGGCGCGGGAGAAATCCGGAAAACGCTTCTCACGATCGTGGAAACGGCCATCGGGTTCTACGCGGAAACGTTCCCGATCGCCGCTTCCCTGTTCTCCGAGCCGTCCCTGCTGGCCGCCCACAACCAGGCACTACAGCGACTCGGCGCCGGTCCGCACGTGCCCGGCGAGGCCCTGGCCGCGTACTTGCGGGGTGAACAGGAAAAAGGCCGACTGTCCACGAAAGCCGATCCGCGGGCGGCAGCGGACCTCATTCTGGGGACGTGCCAGTACCACGCGTTCCTGAGCTTCTTCGCCGGCGGCGGAGCGGAACCGGAAGCGCTCGTGGCGACGCTGTGGGAAGGACTGGGTTAG
- a CDS encoding oxidoreductase → MGLFDRFRRKQRPGVLRTSTSADTGHLEKWAAERRGVEAYVEPKTTVTDTTVVLVAHDGEWTRRRIDGTEGARKLAKKLGIPIYDAGIVGYPKRMREYSRRKNQA, encoded by the coding sequence GTGGGCCTGTTCGACCGTTTTCGCAGGAAGCAGCGCCCGGGGGTGCTGCGGACGTCGACGTCCGCGGACACCGGTCACCTGGAGAAGTGGGCCGCCGAGCGCCGGGGCGTGGAGGCGTACGTCGAGCCGAAGACGACCGTGACGGACACCACGGTCGTGCTGGTCGCCCACGACGGCGAGTGGACCCGGCGCCGAATCGACGGCACCGAGGGCGCCCGCAAGCTGGCCAAGAAGCTGGGCATCCCGATCTACGACGCCGGCATCGTCGGCTACCCGAAGCGGATGCGCGAATACAGCCGCCGCAAGAACCAGGCCTAA